The region GGTGAATGACCATGTGGTGGCGGCGGGCGGTCTGCTGCTGACGGGGACGGGTCCGGATCTGACGCTGGCGGTTAATACGCCGGAGAACGGGGTGACGCGCGAGGCGAACAGCGCGGCGAACCGCGGGCGGGTGACGGCGGCGGCGTATGTTTTCGCGGGTGAGGTGGCGGATGCTTTGGCCGGCGGCGAGCCGGTGGCGGTGGGGGACGTGGCGTATGCGAACGGTGCGGATAACGCGCTGATGGCCGAGTTTGTCCGCCGCGGACTGTTTTTCAGGCTTGCCGCGTATTCGGGCTGGAATACGGCGAGCAATACGCTGGGTTACGCGATCGGCCAGGGGCTGCTGGCGCCGCGGATGTCGGCGGCGGCGAAGGACCGCCTGCTGGCGACGAGGCTGCTGGACGACTGGGCGTACCAGTCGAATGTGCGGGGGGCGCTGGGGAAAGAGGTGCTGTATCCCGCGGGCGGCAACTGGTTTTATCTGAATGCGCTGGAGCCCCGCCTGACGGCGGAGGCGGACCGGCGGCTTAAGGCGTTCGCGGCGGCGAATTTCCCGGGGTATCCGGTGGACCGGCTGAAGGTCCGCTTCCCCTGGAACAGGATGTTCGAGGTGGATATCGAGTTGCCGTAGGGTATGAAAACGGCTGGCAGGACGCCAGCCGTTTTTTTGTTTGTCGTGTTTTTTTAGTAGCTGATGAGGGCGGCGAGGAGGAGGCCGGCGGATACGCTGAGGAAGGCGGAGAAGATGCCGACGGCGACGTTGCCCTGGGGGATTTCTTTGACGACGGTGAAGGGGGTGATGAGTTCGAATATGTAGAAGACGACGACCTGGAAGATGATGCCGATGAGGCCCCAGATGACGAGGTCGGCGAAGTTGACGGCATGGAAGACGGCCGAGGCGAGGACGAGGGACAGGCCGAGGATTTTGCCGCCGAGGTCGCAGGCGGCGGCTTGGGCTGCGCCCGCTTTGCGGCGGTCGTCGTCGCCGCCGCCGGCGATGAGTTGCTGCTCTTTGTAGGGGGTGGTGATCATGAAGAGGAAGATGCCGAGCCCGAGGAGGGGCAGGGCGATGCCGAGATAGCTGAGAAAGTTGACGATGTTTGCCCATTGGCTACCCAATGTGAATCAGCCTCCTTGTTGTTCGCCGTCACTCCGCCAGTCGGACGGGGACGAAGTATGCGAGGTCGTCGGTTATGAGGCCGCCCAGGCGGGCGACGACGGCGGCCGGTTGGCCGTTGACGATGAAGGAGCCCCAGACGAGCCGCCCGGCCTTGGGGCCCGCGAGGGTGGGCAGTTCGACTGTTTCGAGGTCCTGGTACTGCTGGTAGACCAGCGGCTGGTCCGTGTACTGCCGCTCGCGGTCGCAGTCGATTACGGCGCCGTCGGCGGCGTGGACGGCGACACCGCCGCCCTCCCGCCCGAGGACGGGTTTGGCGACATGGGGGCAGCGGCCGGCGAAGCGGTTTTCGCAGTAGGTGGGGAGCATGTGGGCGGCGATGGCGTCCTGCTCGGCGGCGGTGAAGAAGCCGCCGGCCTCGTGGAGGGACCAGACGAGGGCCTGGAGGGCTTTGCTCTGGGCGATGAGGGCGCCGGGGGGGTTGATGGCGGCGAGACGGCCGCGGGCGATGAGGCCGAGGACGTGGGCGCCGGTGGGGTAGCCATCGTCGTCGCGGTCGGCGGCGAGCA is a window of Selenomonadales bacterium 4137-cl DNA encoding:
- a CDS encoding DUF350 domain-containing protein; this translates as MGSQWANIVNFLSYLGIALPLLGLGIFLFMITTPYKEQQLIAGGGDDDRRKAGAAQAAACDLGGKILGLSLVLASAVFHAVNFADLVIWGLIGIIFQVVVFYIFELITPFTVVKEIPQGNVAVGIFSAFLSVSAGLLLAALISY